One genomic region from Deltaproteobacteria bacterium encodes:
- a CDS encoding CoA transferase, whose amino-acid sequence MGSAFDGIRVVEMAQGVAGPYTGMLLAEQGAEVVKVEPPHGDTARGTSSFHVWNRSKRSVIADLTTLDGQAFLHRLTATADVLLIDAQPGDEAALGLSHEDLARENPRLIYCHLPAFGSKGPHARRYPDDALVTAIGGLLGSQWSHRDGGVHLVIPIASYGAAFVASSSIAAALYEREQSGQGQKLEVSWLAGAFAMQTGSVMYHPDLFRLFNARMNPLGPIPVYRLYQAQDDWLFIACGNPTFWNKLCLALEQPEWTADPCYERAPWGIAPEHRDTLAERIAAIIATKPREEWLQILREHDVPCAPVTSRQEFIEHRQTIHNGMRVEIDDPQLGKTIQMGIPLRLSATPGVIKGPAPLLGQHTEEVKSEPRAANHEPPTPQLGTQDSALRTPLQGVIVLDFASYIAGTLGPMVLAQLGANVIKVETPQGDAFRSFGFGFLGWNQGKRGLSVNLNSAAGREVVYDLVRKADVVVENLRPGATKRYGIDYETLAQLNPQLIYATVTAFGSSGPDHDYPGFDPLLQSRSGIMRAQGGHDHPPFYLTCGICDYAAALLSAYGVAAALYARKRTGKGQRVETSLINSSMAVQSGNFIFHDGRPDMENGAPDLWGTSAVYRIYPTADSSLFLAVVEPAHWSRLCELLGVADLPSRYDFPRARQTPVDSPLSQALASMFASKSTETWLARLDAVGVPAAPILSLPQLFSDEHVAANDLLATHTHPHWNEVRQTGLLTKFSRTPATLPYVGPQLGQHTAEVLHEIAGYDQEKIERLLERGAIKQA is encoded by the coding sequence ATGGGTAGCGCGTTTGACGGAATACGAGTTGTCGAGATGGCCCAAGGAGTTGCTGGGCCGTATACCGGCATGTTGCTCGCCGAGCAGGGAGCGGAAGTCGTCAAAGTCGAACCTCCCCACGGCGATACCGCCAGAGGAACGTCAAGTTTTCACGTGTGGAATCGTAGCAAGAGAAGCGTCATCGCCGACCTAACCACACTTGACGGCCAAGCATTTCTTCACCGCCTAACAGCAACGGCGGATGTGCTCCTGATCGACGCTCAGCCGGGCGACGAGGCCGCGCTTGGCCTCTCGCATGAAGATCTCGCCCGCGAAAATCCCAGACTGATTTATTGCCATCTGCCCGCGTTCGGCAGCAAAGGACCGCACGCGCGTCGCTATCCGGACGACGCGCTGGTCACCGCCATCGGCGGACTTCTCGGTAGCCAGTGGTCGCACCGCGACGGTGGTGTGCATCTCGTCATTCCCATTGCCAGCTACGGCGCGGCATTCGTAGCGAGTAGTTCGATTGCTGCGGCCCTCTACGAACGCGAACAGAGCGGGCAAGGACAAAAGCTCGAAGTTTCGTGGCTTGCCGGCGCATTTGCCATGCAGACCGGCTCGGTCATGTATCACCCGGACCTCTTTCGTCTGTTCAATGCACGCATGAACCCGCTCGGGCCGATTCCGGTGTATCGCCTCTACCAAGCCCAGGACGATTGGCTCTTCATCGCCTGCGGTAATCCAACTTTTTGGAACAAGCTCTGTCTCGCGCTCGAACAACCGGAATGGACGGCAGACCCATGTTACGAGCGTGCACCGTGGGGCATCGCGCCAGAACACCGCGACACCTTAGCTGAGCGGATTGCCGCCATCATCGCCACCAAACCGCGTGAAGAATGGCTCCAGATTCTCCGCGAACATGACGTGCCCTGCGCGCCGGTGACCAGCCGGCAAGAATTTATCGAGCATCGCCAAACGATCCATAACGGCATGCGTGTCGAGATTGACGACCCCCAGCTCGGCAAGACCATCCAGATGGGCATTCCCCTGCGGCTCTCCGCAACTCCTGGCGTCATCAAAGGTCCAGCTCCGCTGCTTGGCCAACATACGGAAGAAGTCAAAAGCGAACCACGAGCGGCGAACCACGAGCCGCCCACTCCTCAACTTGGCACTCAGGACTCAGCACTCAGGACTCCGTTGCAAGGTGTCATCGTCCTCGATTTCGCCAGTTATATCGCCGGGACGCTGGGGCCGATGGTGCTCGCACAGCTCGGGGCCAACGTCATTAAAGTCGAGACTCCGCAAGGCGACGCCTTCCGCTCCTTCGGCTTTGGTTTCCTCGGCTGGAATCAAGGGAAACGCGGTCTTTCCGTCAACCTCAACAGCGCCGCAGGACGAGAAGTGGTCTACGATCTCGTGCGCAAGGCCGATGTGGTGGTCGAAAACCTGCGTCCAGGGGCAACAAAACGGTACGGCATCGACTACGAGACCCTTGCGCAACTCAACCCCCAACTGATTTACGCTACGGTCACGGCGTTCGGTTCCAGCGGCCCGGACCACGATTACCCTGGATTCGACCCCTTGCTCCAATCGCGCTCCGGCATCATGCGCGCGCAAGGCGGTCACGACCACCCGCCCTTCTATCTCACTTGCGGCATCTGCGATTATGCCGCTGCCTTACTGAGCGCCTACGGCGTGGCTGCCGCGCTGTACGCACGCAAACGCACCGGCAAAGGCCAACGCGTGGAAACGTCGCTGATCAATTCCTCGATGGCGGTGCAGTCCGGCAACTTTATTTTCCACGACGGACGACCGGACATGGAGAATGGAGCGCCCGACTTGTGGGGCACCAGTGCCGTCTACCGCATCTACCCGACGGCGGATTCCTCCCTCTTTCTAGCAGTGGTCGAACCCGCGCACTGGTCTCGCTTATGCGAACTCCTTGGGGTCGCCGACCTTCCCAGCCGTTACGATTTTCCCCGCGCTCGTCAGACCCCGGTGGACAGTCCGTTGAGCCAAGCTCTGGCCTCGATGTTCGCCAGCAAAAGTACGGAGACTTGGCTCGCTCGACTCGATGCCGTCGGAGTGCCAGCCGCGCCCATCTTATCGCTTCCTCAGTTGTTCTCCGATGAACACGTGGCGGCCAATGACCTGCTGGCCACGCATACACATCCGCACTGGAATGAAGTACGGCAAACAGGCCTGCTCACGAAATTCTCGCGCACCCCGGCCACGCTTCCGTATGTCGGGCCGCAGCTTGGGCAGCACACGGCGGAAGTCTTGCACGAAATAGCGGGCTACGACCAGGAGAAGATCGAACGATTGTTGGAGCGTGGTGCGATCAAGCAGGCGTAA
- a CDS encoding LLM class flavin-dependent oxidoreductase: MQFHLFVYATLGRRHEIEAGMAGKNPALYQRTLEEIAEYAQFADESGFTGFGHPEHHLQVEGFEASNEPGLLSMWIGQHSKKLRVNMVGWVAPTHNPVRVAEYTATLDHMLKGRLGVGLVRGYQARWVHNFRIREELNAVGDWNRNSPDDELNREYFKEFVEIVLKAWKEDTFSYHGKHWTIPPADFVNPHQHLAYPKYGRGVDEDMRIREIGIAPKPLQTPHPPLYGGFTHSLRTALFWAQYGGKPIVLASDLEFCKRVWSGYRDEAAKYGHKIEHGNEAAWGGAMICAPTMAQAQEWQKDMMWMWDEWFLPFGQAYPELLVGDPDSLCRRIDEAGKALNFKECFLLLPQGIHDRDQILTSLDLFANKVIPNFAD; this comes from the coding sequence ATGCAATTTCATCTGTTCGTCTACGCGACACTGGGACGCCGCCATGAGATCGAGGCGGGCATGGCGGGAAAGAATCCTGCCCTGTATCAACGCACCCTCGAGGAGATCGCCGAGTATGCGCAGTTCGCCGACGAATCGGGCTTTACCGGCTTCGGTCACCCGGAACATCATCTGCAAGTCGAAGGGTTCGAAGCCAGCAATGAGCCTGGCTTGCTGTCCATGTGGATCGGCCAACACAGCAAAAAGCTCCGCGTCAACATGGTCGGCTGGGTCGCACCGACCCATAATCCGGTGCGTGTCGCCGAATACACGGCCACATTGGATCACATGCTCAAAGGGCGGTTAGGCGTCGGGTTGGTCCGTGGCTATCAAGCGCGCTGGGTCCACAACTTCCGCATCCGCGAAGAACTCAATGCCGTCGGAGATTGGAACCGCAACAGCCCGGACGATGAACTGAATCGCGAGTACTTCAAAGAGTTCGTGGAGATCGTCCTCAAGGCATGGAAAGAAGACACGTTTAGCTATCACGGAAAGCATTGGACCATTCCACCGGCGGACTTCGTCAACCCACACCAGCATCTGGCGTACCCCAAATACGGTCGTGGCGTGGACGAGGACATGCGCATCCGCGAGATCGGCATCGCACCCAAGCCGCTACAAACGCCGCATCCTCCGTTGTACGGCGGATTTACCCATAGTCTGCGCACCGCGTTGTTCTGGGCGCAGTACGGCGGCAAGCCCATCGTGCTCGCTTCGGATCTCGAGTTCTGCAAACGCGTGTGGAGCGGCTATCGCGACGAAGCCGCTAAGTATGGCCACAAGATCGAGCACGGAAACGAAGCCGCTTGGGGTGGAGCGATGATCTGTGCCCCGACGATGGCACAGGCGCAAGAGTGGCAAAAAGACATGATGTGGATGTGGGACGAATGGTTCCTTCCCTTCGGCCAAGCCTATCCGGAATTGTTAGTGGGCGATCCCGACTCGTTGTGTCGCCGCATCGACGAAGCCGGGAAGGCGCTGAATTTCAAAGAATGCTTTCTGCTCCTTCCTCAAGGTATCCATGACCGTGACCAGATCCTGACGTCCTTGGACCTGTTCGCCAACAAAGTCATTCCTAACTTCGCCGATTAA
- a CDS encoding sodium-translocating pyrophosphatase: MSTFTFGINRLSRQAKALLPHFSYPLTTGSLSHPLRSFALNGCLFLFSLLTASAALASEKDLILPDLSSVNFLGLPGTTLLTAGLLVCLFGLAFGLVIFNQLKNLPVHESMREISELIYETCKTYLITQGKFILMLEVLIGSIMIVYFGFLEHNPASQVIIILLFSLVGIAGSYGVAWFGIRVNTFANSRTAFAALEGKPYPCYAIPLKAGMSIGMLLISVELVLMLTILLYVPNTYAGSCFIGFAIGESLGASALRIAGGIFTKIADIGADLMKIVFGIKEDDARNPGVIADCTGDNAGDSVGPSADGFETYGVTGVALISFILLAVDPAYQVQLLVWIFVMRIVMVLASAFSYLLNEAIVKGKYASAAHMNFEAPLTQLVWITSIVSVVLTYVVSMVLIGGLGDGTLWWKLSSIITCGTLAGAVIPEVVKIFTSTGSGHVREVVTASREGGASLNVLAGLTAGNFSAYWMGVVIVGLMGIAYLVSGEGLGVLMRSSFSINPAPVFAFGLVAFGFLGMGPVTIAVDSYGPVTDNAQSVYELSLIETLPNIKQSIKKEFGFEPRFEEAKHFLEENDGAGNTFKATAKPVLIGTAVVGATTMIFSIIVILTGLRQEAMASLSLLHPPFLLGLIMGGAVIFWFTGASIQAVSTGAYRAVEFIKANIKLDGTATRASTQDSKRVVEICTLYAQRGMINIFLTIFFSTLAFACVEPYFFIGYLVSIALFGLFQAIFMANAGGAWDNAKKIVEVELKEKGSALHDATIVGDTVGDPFKDTSSVSMNPVIKFTTLFGLLAVELAITLTPALAHGLAAVFFLLSTFFIWRSFYGMRISSAS, translated from the coding sequence ATGTCCACGTTCACCTTTGGGATCAACAGGCTCAGCCGTCAAGCGAAAGCGCTTTTGCCGCATTTTTCCTATCCCCTTACGACCGGCTCTCTATCCCACCCTCTCCGTTCTTTCGCTCTCAACGGTTGTCTCTTTCTTTTTTCGCTGCTGACGGCTTCGGCTGCGCTTGCCAGCGAAAAAGACTTGATCTTGCCGGATCTCTCTTCGGTGAACTTTCTCGGCCTGCCAGGCACCACGCTCCTGACCGCTGGCCTGCTGGTGTGTCTCTTCGGTCTCGCCTTCGGGTTGGTCATCTTCAACCAGCTCAAAAATCTTCCCGTCCATGAATCCATGCGGGAGATCTCGGAACTCATCTACGAAACCTGCAAAACCTACCTCATCACGCAAGGGAAGTTCATTCTCATGCTCGAGGTACTCATCGGCAGCATCATGATCGTCTACTTCGGATTCTTGGAGCACAACCCAGCCAGCCAAGTCATCATCATCCTCCTCTTCAGTCTGGTTGGCATCGCTGGCAGCTACGGGGTGGCGTGGTTCGGTATCCGCGTCAACACCTTCGCCAACTCGCGCACGGCCTTTGCCGCGCTCGAAGGAAAACCCTACCCGTGTTACGCCATCCCCCTCAAAGCCGGCATGAGCATCGGCATGCTCCTCATCAGCGTCGAGTTGGTGCTCATGCTCACCATCTTGCTGTACGTGCCGAACACCTATGCCGGGTCCTGCTTCATCGGGTTCGCCATCGGCGAGTCGCTGGGCGCCTCGGCGCTGCGTATCGCCGGCGGCATCTTCACCAAGATTGCCGACATCGGTGCCGACCTCATGAAGATCGTTTTCGGCATCAAAGAAGACGACGCCCGCAACCCTGGCGTCATCGCCGACTGTACCGGCGATAATGCCGGCGATTCGGTTGGTCCGAGCGCGGACGGGTTCGAGACGTACGGCGTCACCGGCGTAGCGTTGATCTCCTTCATTCTCCTTGCGGTTGATCCGGCCTACCAAGTGCAATTGCTGGTGTGGATCTTCGTGATGCGTATCGTCATGGTCCTCGCTTCCGCGTTCTCCTACTTGCTCAACGAAGCGATTGTTAAAGGAAAATACGCCTCGGCTGCGCACATGAATTTCGAGGCTCCACTCACGCAACTGGTGTGGATCACCTCCATCGTCTCCGTCGTGCTCACCTATGTCGTGTCAATGGTCCTGATCGGCGGTCTCGGCGACGGGACGCTGTGGTGGAAGCTCTCCAGCATCATCACCTGCGGCACTCTGGCGGGCGCAGTCATTCCCGAAGTCGTGAAGATTTTCACTTCCACCGGGTCCGGCCACGTGCGCGAAGTCGTCACCGCGTCCCGCGAAGGTGGCGCGTCGTTGAACGTCCTCGCCGGGTTGACGGCGGGAAACTTCAGCGCCTACTGGATGGGCGTTGTCATCGTGGGCCTCATGGGCATCGCCTATCTGGTGAGCGGCGAGGGACTCGGCGTTCTCATGCGATCCTCCTTCTCCATCAACCCGGCACCGGTGTTCGCCTTCGGGTTGGTCGCCTTCGGGTTCCTCGGCATGGGACCAGTCACTATCGCCGTAGACTCCTACGGACCGGTGACGGACAATGCCCAGTCGGTGTACGAACTGTCGCTCATAGAAACCCTTCCCAACATCAAGCAATCGATCAAGAAAGAGTTCGGCTTCGAGCCGCGCTTCGAAGAAGCCAAGCATTTTCTGGAAGAAAACGACGGTGCCGGAAACACGTTTAAGGCCACCGCCAAACCGGTGCTCATCGGCACTGCCGTGGTCGGTGCCACCACCATGATCTTCTCCATCATCGTGATCTTGACCGGATTGCGGCAGGAGGCCATGGCCTCCTTGTCGCTCTTGCATCCTCCCTTCCTCCTCGGACTCATCATGGGCGGGGCGGTGATTTTCTGGTTCACCGGCGCGTCCATACAGGCGGTCTCTACCGGTGCGTACCGGGCCGTAGAATTCATCAAAGCCAATATCAAGCTCGATGGTACCGCCACGAGAGCCTCGACCCAAGACAGCAAACGGGTGGTGGAAATCTGCACGCTCTATGCCCAACGCGGCATGATCAACATCTTCCTCACTATTTTCTTCAGCACGCTGGCCTTTGCCTGTGTCGAGCCGTATTTTTTCATTGGCTATCTGGTGTCCATCGCCCTCTTCGGCCTCTTCCAAGCCATCTTCATGGCCAATGCCGGCGGTGCTTGGGATAACGCCAAGAAGATCGTGGAAGTCGAGCTAAAGGAAAAAGGCTCGGCCCTCCATGACGCCACGATCGTTGGCGATACCGTTGGCGACCCCTTCAAAGACACCTCCTCAGTCTCTATGAATCCGGTCATCAAATTCACCACACTCTTCGGACTCCTCGCGGTCGAGCTGGCGATCACCCTCACCCCAGCGTTAGCGCACGGGCTGGCGGCGGTGTTTTTCCTGCTCTCCACCTTCTTTATCTGGCGTTCGTTCTACGGCATGCGTATTTCTAGCGCTTCCTAA